Proteins from a genomic interval of Triplophysa dalaica isolate WHDGS20190420 chromosome 13, ASM1584641v1, whole genome shotgun sequence:
- the LOC130434510 gene encoding apolipoprotein B-100-like encodes MKLYLLLLLGTYALARNHRKWSILLYLFVNNLQFVYIFFVTSLSPEQETESSSHPECHLSKRFKIFKKYTYKYEAEIQNGVKGTSPLKNGPKVSCKVEIDVPQACSFELRTSECALTEAVGVNSDGTLTYAPVADAQNFQTAMEKNVLKFVVEGETGVTLYSEDEETQILNFKRGIISTLIVPVMEKEQSKDMITVHGICATEVKVNTREDIATDVTITRDLSGCDHFKTQRSHNSPLAIVTGLQYPLSKLIGSTQSCSYKFDNQKKHMTSATCTEKHIFLPFSYKNEYGISSLVKQTLTLQGTSKINDRVFAFRSTDRKDLALEAVQDKNLVQTSDALMTIFRDLKSLHEQPHDNLRAHTFQRLVSELRGLEVEILKQATTQMMEEDKFLALQALTQCGTPECGSSMLSILKTMDSDAVEVDAAVYALGMMHSPTGLLVKDILEIAQTRQTKPIMYALSNVVRRHFQAEGQLTPQILDVYNFISSILGADCAGEKELTFMTIRVVGNMGEAMETSDPNIRNVLLKCMRQPTTTLSVQLAAIQAFRRMSVTNDIRSNIQRVALYGKGAVQKRLAAYLILMRKPEASDFEVVKKILNQEQNAQVKSFVASHVYNIAHSKDPELQELGKKIIEVMENNEVLTHANYTQLSRNYKMDMFMAGKDAIGSSMQGSIIFDPSSQLPREVLFETTLKAFGFSLDFIEFGMDGKGFEPTVEAIFGSNGFFPDTISKAMYWAGDKMPNKINDILQEWVEPLRTEKTKRQVPENIVREMVRNFNKLAKDLYNQESPEAMAYLRIMGNEMGFIKSTSELSAIVDRMSKYIQTFKNSPAWITKALMSGDQNIFAHYIFMDNEFSLPTASGFPLKFSMSGTFAPGVKGGLRMEPGKSELSFSPSMGVEFVTHMGIHMPKFVDSAVEMHTTLFHESSLNAKITMGDGQIKLSIPAPTGTIQLFRTSNKLLMVSKTQVTIVPETGDRTAIAQCNPLISGINYCISLLNSRAGPDSPYFPLNGESSFAVHIEPTGEVTEYTATFVYALLNKDDGIKVDSLKMIMRAEGAKPTEATASIKYNRNKNLLTTSIEIPDYDVKAGVKIGYTDSPSKEKKVFIDITNKNIPQLSLICRAKLESMKEGLLEAQLIVPSLSTEATLSSTMTHAEDLTLELKSSINLPETNSVQKIIFKYADDEMTVQLKSDMDSEIQRLWYTARLQSHLQQVIEGIMEHKVVKTDMKLGHIYAKLWEAYLIWMDKISADMPYVQNLRENIPEVTIPSMPERVFMNTESTFKYKFNKGRVTITVPLPLGGKTSEDLRIPPSMATPDLAMPQIGLMLPSKQFSLPTFTIPSSYDLSMPLLGMVEISAKVSNNFYDIEVVFSAGNKTENEPNYIARYTVITNSPVELLAFTVNGTAQIAEMSRDTAKFEIDSSLKHKLIDAHFSLMEIAQITDVVKATGNYKIGASSPLGMVMSLEYTAQASISSEITGDGNLDGSVKVGALSASTVATQTFVLKPKSREARAESTFKVTSSIFQIRNRMKASAANGKLSFDSNTKMDNDPLQRAAVKRTFHNQIDFSASVKEATIRIESKADDSTNQAFSLFAGSLNTQGVELNTDAGINFAANRASHKGTLSFTMDSLTSSCTTNAQVASVTFENIFHGSVASSGATMSVSTKGAVHESNAELKVEGRLASSEVYFNSMYKGDIFNANTRNRITVKLNEEGLNLSNNLMASLQEMKIENTDSLILTLTSLTIRSESDNFLNENNFYKHNIAIDMRDFTASFDVNNDLKVIGVNFINNADVKLELYKIEVTGTLKGTFGEEKLMHKYEITYAEQTATTKCSSNGNLLGTKMTQSSELEIVGFSSKFMNEIRFNSPSLQLQSNILTKAEPFRVDIDGSFGADGELNIYGKHSGQVNGMLLLRAMPKSFSHKHQYKASTSHQLNNGNSIKTNFQNEITSTVTPQQQILNIKTETKLNDHAYDCTLEIFNNPENMGITLLDKVSTNLLNKDSNDNREFSISGDLKYEKNGDSYFISLPFTEKLPELTEDFKTAMVTMKENIIIMINDINGKYDITATVQSKISDLLVVIKNFDVSVIYDSVTTFVTKFVSEIELNLETIRHLFVSVYQKTGITGKVNEIYHRIDELLKEHDIEAVVEKIIDDAVDLMRQYKLKETLQSAASYLKSLEIKPLFDKFFEQVNELTKQLHTKLSEPIDYDALADGIKDMVTDLSRVPCFGTLSGKFEIKASEHSLKMTAELINSTDVSNQFNAVLNSQFQTPLDLLAYTFDATAKLTFPSMNDLSLTETVKANHMAFSYDHQGSLSVNNASAQASSKTTAKATTDPYTADFVSNAFLSTENGYSATLESSYDHSVNMPVANIFSEAKMTQKAVAQLKSGTIIITIGNDGKAKYSIHDLSSEGTHKSNLEIVMNVKSSKLTFSGNTESSLIKMNQKVDVETVGLTQIKFNIHSETETPFIKNSIAAVKGQLNVKNLMVEMSGSHSAELIGNVDGTLSNSVTFKAMPYEIIFDTKNKKNTKLQLPFNLSGKVDLQNDMSLTLTPTVQQTSWTGVARFNQYKYSHYITISNGDEEIQISALVNGEADLNVLTIPINIPKMNVPLIHKETPSVERFSLWEDAGLKRILITPQQTFDLDARFKYVKNPMMFNMEPVLNAIFSKIPIFSPDFKSERIPCPYFSKITLPSIQKPIMIPVMGDLTYEFSVKTPMIITNTKAEIFNQEELVAQFETRVTSEFDVLNGKSSGKTTLNRKSGMKLLTNLNVEHQYFENSYNGLLESTTDISKAVISNAAKVNLPDVKFVLYHKLTGNAEEGLTVSVSSPSAGLLGLQLQSKSLSQHTGRLFSTSLSEDTMDILKVSVSIMDSNRLSFQTQWNIEVPAEILRWLKENVASLKDLKDTTTYYIIAVYKYINEKYEKLEITLDRFKVQIKGMYKRAVEKIAAADFARISSKISDNVVILLRAYQKNIQTLLDAAISFMRDTQFQLPGYAEKLSGLDVYNKISDFVADVIEGAITKLPEIFSTYAEAITVHIREVEITIPGCTYIIRGRDLLDELRAVFQKIQSQTIAIVKSLGEVSFETIVQKLSEILKFTVEKTEEFINTLKDQDIDKLSEWMSTVYTDAVNSNIIREVIEQAETSRTTIVEYYRTVKAKAQEIFAELPVEQLIADINAWIDATATRLQVLVNQIIMTIKDAAKNVQSYVRVGETEMDIDIPLPFIWDFFNRVISDPCIKTLLG; translated from the exons ATGAAGCTTTACCTGTTGCTGCTTCTTGGCACATATGCCTTGGCCC GAAATCATCGGAAGTGGTCTATccttctttatttgtttgtaaataatttgcaattcgtttatatattttttgtgacaTCTTTGTCACCAGAGCAAGAAACAGAGTCCAGTTCTCATCCAGAATGTCATC TTTCTAAAAGATTTAAGATCttcaaaaaatatacatataagtATGAAGCAGAGATCCAGAATGGTGTAAAAGGAACCTCGCCTCTCAAGAATGGCCCCAAAGTCTCCTGCAag GTTGAGATTGATGTACCCCAGGCGTGCAGCTTTGAGCTCCGCACTAGCGAGTGCGCTCTGACTGAAGCAGTAGGTGTGAACTCTGATGGGACGCTCACGTATGCACCTGTAGCTGATGCTCAGAACTTCCAAACTGCCATGGAGAA AAATGTACTGAAATTTGTAGTGGAGGGTGAGACCGGTGTGACGCTGTACTCTGAGGATGAAGAAACCCAAATCCTGAACTTTAAGAGGGGTATAATCTCCACTCTGATTGTGCCTGTCATGGAGAAAGAGCAGAGCAAAGACATG ATAACTGTCCATGGAATCTGTGCCACTGAAGTCAAGGTCAACACCAGAGAAGAtatagccacagatgtcaccaTTACCAGGGATCTGTCTGGATGTGATCATTTCAAAACCCAAAGGAGCCACAACAGCCCTCTGGCCATAGTTACTGGTTTG CAATACCCACTGTCCAAGCTGATTGGCAGCACCCAGTCCTGCAGCTACAAGTTTGACAACCAGAAAAAGCACATGACATCAGCTACATGCACAGAAAAGCACATCTTCCTTCCCTTCTCCTACAA GAATGAATATGGGATCTCTTCTCTTGTGAAGCAAACCTTAACTCTTCAAGGAACAAGCAAAATCAACGACAGGGTTTTTGCTTTCC GTTCCACTGACCGCAAGGACTTGGCACTGGAAGCTGTGCAAGATAAGAACCTAGTCCAGACCTCTGATGCTCTGATGACGATCTTCAGAGATCTCAAATCCTTGCATGAACAACCACACGACAACCTGAGAGCCCACACCTTCCAGAGGCTGGTATCTGAGCTCCGTGGCCTGGAGGTTGAGATTCTGAAACAAGCTACCACCCAGATGATGGAGGAGGACAAGTTCTTGGCATTGCAGGCCCTGACCCAGTGTGGCACCCCAGAATGCGGAAGTTCCATGCTCAGTATCCTCAAGACGATGGACTCTGACGCTGTTGAAGTAGATGCTGCAGTCTATGCTCTGGGAATGATGCACAGCCCCACTGGCCTCTTGGTGAAAGACATACTTGAGATCGCCCAGACGAGGCAGACCAAACCAATCATGTATGCTCTAAGCAATGTTGTAAGAAG GCACTTCCAAGCTGAGGGTCAGCTAACCCCCCAGATTCTTGATGTGTACAACTTCATTTCATCCATCCTTGGTGCCGACTGTGCTGGAGAGAAGGAACTGACCTTCATGACCATAAGG GTTGTTGGAAACATGGGTGAGGCTATGGAAACTTCTGATCCCAACATCAGAAATGTCCTGCTTAAGTGCATGAGACAGCCTACCACCACCCTGTCTGTCCAGCTGGCTGCCATCCAGGCTTTCAGACGCATGTCTGTGACTAATGAT aTCCGTTCCAACATCCAGAGAGTTGCCCTTTACGGCAAAGGTGCTGTTCAGAAAAGACTGGCTGCATATCTCATTTTGATGAGAAAGCCTGAGGCGAGTGACTTTGAGGTTGTGAAAAAGATTCTTAACCAGGAACAGAATGCTCAAGTCAAGTCCTTTGTGGCTTCTCATGTCTACAACATTGCTCATTCCAAAGACCCTGAACTTCAAGa GTTGGGCAAAAAGATCATTGAGGTCATGGAGAACAATGAGGTGCTCACCCATGCTAACTACACTCAGCTCTCTCGTAACTATAAGATGGACATGTTTATGGCTGGAAAGGATGCCATTGGCTCCAGCATGCAGGGCAGCATCAtttttgatcccagcagccagtTGCCCAGGGAAGTTTTGTTTGAGACAACCCTGAAGGCCTTCGGTTTCAGCCTTGACTTCATCGAG TTTGGCATGGATGGCAAAGGATTCGAGCCAACTGTGGAGGCTATCTTTGGAAGCAATGGTTTCTTCCCTGACACCATTTCCAAGGCAATGTACTGGGCTGGAGACAAAATGCCAAACAAAATCAATGATATTCTTCAGGAGTGGGTTGAGCCTCTGAGAACAGAAAAGACTAAGAGACAG GTTCCTGAGAACATTGTAAGAGAAATGGTGCGTAACTTTAACAAGCTTGCTAAGGACCTGTACAACCAGGAATCCCCAGAGGCCATGGCCTACTTGAGAATCATGGGAAATGAAATGGGATTCATCAAGAGCACCAGTGAACTGTCAGCCATTGTTGACAGAATGAGCAAATACATTCAGACCTTCAAGAATTCACCTGCTTgg ATTACAAAGGCCTTGATGTCTGGAGATCAGAACATCTTCGCTCACTACATCTTTATGGATAATGAGTTCTCCCTGCCAACTGCCTCTGGATTTCCACTGAAGTTTTCTATGTCTGGAACCTTTGCCCCTGGAGTTAAGGGTGGTCTGCGTATGGAGCCTGGCAAG AGTGAACTGTCTTTCTCACCTTCAATGGGAGTCGAATTTGTCACACATATGGGAATCCACATGCCCAAGTTTGTTGACTCTGCTGTGGAAATGCACACTACCTTGTTCCATGAGAGCTCTCTCAATGCCAAGATCACCATGGGTGATGGTCAAATAAAGTTGTCTATCCCTGCACCCACGGGCACCATTCAACTCTTCAGGACTAG caacAAGCTACTGATGGTGTCCAAAACCCAGGTCACCATTGTGCCCGAGACAGGCGACAGAACCGCTATAGCACAGTGTAACCCTCTCATCTCTGGTATCAACTACTGCATCAGTTTGCTTAACTCTAGAGCTGGACCAGATTCTCCATACTTTCCTCTCAATGGAGAGTCCAG TTTTGCTGTACATATTGAGCCCACCGGTGAAGTGACTGAGTACACAGCAACCTTTGTCTACGCGCTCTTAAATAAGGACGACGGAATCAAGGTGGATTCCCTGAAAATGATTATGAGAGCAGAAG GTGCTAAGCCTACCGAGGCAACTGCCTCTATCAAGTACAACCGGAACAAGAATTTGTTAACGACCAGCATTGAAATCCCTGATTATGACGTTAAGGCTGGAGTCAAAATCGGTTACACTGACAGCCCCTCAAAGGAAAAGAAGGTCTTCATTGATATCACCAACAAAAATATTCCTCAGCTTTCTCTCATCTGCCGTGCCAA GCTTGAATCTATGAAAGAAGGTTTGCTGGAAGCTCAGTTGATTGTCCCCTCACTCAGCACTGAGGCGACCCTTTCTTCCACCATGACCCATGCTGAAGATTTGACTCTGGAACTCAAGAGTAGCATCAATCTACCAGAGACCAACTCTGTGCAAAAGATCATCTTCAAATATG CTGATGATGAGATGACAGTTCAGCTAAAGTCTGATATGGACTCGGAGATCCAGAGGCTTTGGTACACAGCACGTCTGCAGAGCCACCTGCAACAGGTCATTGAAGGCATCATGGAACACAAAGTTGTCAAGACTGACATGAAGCTCGGTCACATTTATGCAAAACTCTGGGAG GCTTATCTCATTTGGATGGACAAGATTTCTGCTGATATGCCTTACGTTCAGAACCTTAGAGAGAACATTCCAGAAGTAACCATTCCATCTATGCCTGAGAGGGTGTTCATGAACAC TGAGAGCACATTCAAATACAAGTTCAACAAGGGTCGAGTCACAATCACCGTTCCTTTGCCTCTTGGTGGAAAGACATCTGAGGACCTCAGAATTCCTCCATCCATGGCCACCCCTGACCTGGCTATGCCACAGATTGGCCTAATGCTGCCTTCCAAACAGTTCAGTCTACCTACCTTTACTATCCCATCCAGTTATGACCTCTCAATGCCACTCCTCGGAATGGTAGAGATATCTGCAAAAGTGAGCAACAATTTCTATGACATCGAGGTGGTTTTCTCTGCTGgcaacaaaactgaaaatgagCCCAACTACATTGCAAGATATACAGTCATTACAAACTCACCTGTTGAACTTCTCGCCTTCACTGTGAACG GAACTGCTCAAATTGCTGAAATGTCCAGGGACACTGCGAAGTTCGAAATTGATTCTTCCCTGAAGCATAAACTCATAGATGCACACTTCAGCCTAATGGAAATAGCACAAATAACTGATGTGGTGAAAGCTACAGGAAATTACAAGATCGGCGCTTCCAGCCCTCTGGGAATGGTGATGTCACTGGAGTACACAGCCCAGGCCTCTATCTCCTCTGAAATTACAGGTGATGGAAATCTGGATGGATCAGTGAAAGTGGGCGCATTGTCTGCAAGCACAGTTGCTACCCAAACTTTTGTACTAAAGCCCAAAAGCAGAGAGGCAAGAGCTGAATCTACTTTCAAGGTGACCTCTTCCATCTTCCAAATCCGAAACAGGATGAAAGCTTCAGCTGCAAATGGAAAACTTTCATTCGACTCAAACACTAAAATGGACAATGACCCACTTCAGAGAGCTGCTGTTAAGCGCACATTTCACAACCAAATCGACTTCTCTGCATCCGTAAAGGAAGCCACAATCAGGATTGAGTCCAAGGCTGATGACAGCACGAATCAAGCTTTCTCCCTGTTTGCTGGATCCTTGAACACTCAGGGAGTGGAACTCAATACTGATGCCGGCATTAACTTTGCAGCAAACCGTGCCTCCCACAAAGGTACCCTGTCTTTCACCATGGATAGCCTGACATCAAGCTGTACCACCAATGCTCAGGTCGCCAGTGTGacctttgaaaacattttccaTGGTAGCGTCGCAAGCTCTGGTGCAACAATGTCTGTATCTACTAAGGGAGCAGTCCACGAGAGCAACGCTGAGCTCAAAGTTGAGGGAAGACTTGCAAGCTCTGAAGTATATTTCAACAGCATGTATAAGGGTGACATCTTCAATGCCAACACTAGAAACAGGATCACTGTCAAGCTGAATGAAGAAGGCCTGAACCTGTCCAACAACTTAATGGCATCACTTCAGGAGATGAAAATAGAAAACACAGACTCTCTCATACTTACTCTCACTTCTTTGACCATCCGCTCTGAGTCTGACAACTTCCTGAATGAAAACAACTTCTACAAGCACAACATTGCAATTGACATGCGTGACTTTACAGCATCTTTTGATGTCAACAATGATCTCAAAGTCATTGGTGTCAACTTTATCAATAATGCTGATGTGAAATTGGAGCTCTACAAGATTGAAGTGACTGGAACTCTAAAGGGAACCTTTGGTGAAGAGAAACTGATGCACAAATATGAAATCACCTATGCTGAACAGACAGCCACCACAAAGTGCAGCAGCAACGGAAACCTTCTGGGCACTAAAATGACTCAGAGCTCTGAGCTTGAGATCGTTGGATTCTCCTCAAAATTCATGAATGAGATCCGCTTCAACTCCCCCTCCCTTCAACTGCAGAGCAATATCCTTACCAAAGCAGAACCTTTCAGAGTCGATATTGATGGCTCCTTCGGTGCTGACGGAGAACTCAACATATATGGAAAACACAGTGGCCAGGTGAACGGCATGCTGCTACTACGTGCCATGCCTAAATCTTTCTCACACAAGCATCAATACAAGGCCTCAACCTCCCACCAGCTTAACAATGGAAACTCCATTAAAACTAActtccaaaatgaaataaccaGCACAGTCACTCCTCAGCAGCAAATTCTGAACATCAAGACGGAGACTAAACTGAATGACCATGCTTATGACTGTACCTTAGAAATCTTCAACAATCCCGAAAATATGGGAATAACATTGCTAGACAAAGTGTCTACCAACCTCTTGAATAAAGACAGCAACGACAACAGGGAATTTTCCATCTCAGGTGATCTTAAATATGAGAAGAATGGTGACAGTTATTTTATTTCCCTGCCCTTCACAGAGAAGCTCCCTGAACTCACTGAAGATTTCAAAACTGCAATGGTTACCATGAAGGAGAATATCATCATCATGATTAATGATATAAATGGTAAATACGACATTACAGCCACCGTCCAGAGCAAAATAAGTGATCTTTTGGTGGTAATCAAAAATTTTGATGTGAGCGTGATTTACGATAGTGTCACCACGTTTGTGACAAAATTTGTCTCGGAAATAGAACTAAACCTGGAAACCATCAGGCACTTGTTTGTTAGTGTGTACCAAAAAACTGGCATTACTGGCAAGGTAAATGAAATCTACCACAGAATTGATGAGTTATTGAAGGAACATGATATCGAGGCAGTTGTAGAGAAGATCATTGATGATGCTGTGGACCTTATGAGGCAATATAAACTAAAAGAAACCTTACAATCAGCTGCAAGTTATCTAAAATCTTTGGAAATAAAACCACTGTTTGATAAATTCTTTGAACAGGTGAATGAGTTGACAAAACAACTACATACCAAACTCAGTGAACCAATTGATTATGATGCTTTAGCTGATGGAATAAAGGACATGGTCACTGACCTGAGCAGAGTTCCCTGCTTCGGAACATTGTCTGGCAAGTTTGAGATCAAAGCCTCTGAACACTCTTTGAAGATGACTGCCGAACTCATCAACTCAACAGATGTCTCCAATCAGTTCAATGCTGTCCTGAATTCCCAGTTCCAGACTCCTCTTGATCTACTGGCTTACACTTTTGATGCCACTGCTAAACTTACATTTCCAAGCATGAATGATCTATCCCTGACTGAAACCGTAAAAGCCAATCACATGGCTTTCTCATATGATCACCAGGGATCCTTGTCTGTCAATAACGCTTCAGCTCAAGCATCTTCCAAGACAACTGCAAAGGCAACCACTGACCCATACACTGCTGACTTTGTGAGCAATGCATTCCTGAGCACAGAGAATGGATACTCAGCTACTTTGGAGAGTTCTTATGATCATAGTGTGAACATGCCAGTGGCCAACATCTTCAGCGAAGCCAAAATGACCCAGAAAGCCGTTGCTCAGCTGAAATCTGGAACCATTATCATCACCATTGGAAATGACGGCAAAGCAAAGTACTCCATTCATGATTTGTCTAGTGAAGGAACACACAAGAGCAACTTGGAGATCGTGATGAACGTAAAATCTTCTAAACTGACCTTCAGCGGCAATACAGAAAGCAGTTTAATCAAGATGAACCAGAAAGTGGATGTTGAGACTGTTGGGTTGACTCAGATCAAGTTTAACATACATTCTGAGACGGAAACTCCCTTCATCAAAAACAGCATTGCAGCAGTTAAAGGGCAGCTTAATGTGAAGAACCTCATGGTTGAGATGAGTGGGTCTCACAGTGCTGAACTGATCGGCAATGTCGATGGAACACTTTCTAACTCGGTTACTTTCAAGGCTATGCCCTATGAAATCATCTTTGACACCAAGAACAAGAAGAACACAAAGCTGCAGCTTCCATTTAACCTGTCTGGTAAAGTGGATCTTCAGAATGACATGTCTTTAACTCTGACTCCCACCGTGCAACAGACAAGCTGGACCGGTGTTGCTAGGTTCAATCAGTACAAGTACTCTCATTACATCACAATTTCTAATGGTGATGAGGAAATTCAGATTTCTGCATTGGTTAACGGAGAGGCTGATCTTAATGTGCTGACCATACCAATTAACATCCCCAAAATGAATGTCCCATTGATTCACAAGGAAACACCCTCTGTAGAGAGGTTTTCTTTGTGGGAGGATGCAGGTCTTAAAAGAATCTTGATCACACCTCAGCAGACCTTTGATTTGGACGCAAGGTTCAAGTATGTGAAGAACCCTATGATGTTCAACATGGAACCGGTCCTGAATGCCATCTTCAGCAAAATACCAATTTTTTCACCTGATTTTAAATCTGAAAGAATACCTTGTCCTTATTTTTCAAAGATCACTCTTCCCAGTATCCAGAAACCAATCATGATTCCAGTCATGGGAGACCTGACCTATGAGTTCTCTGTTAAAACACCTATGATCATCACAAATACCAAGGCCGAAATCTTTAATCAGGAGGAACTTGTTGCTCAGTTTGAAACACGTGTAACTTCTGAGTTTGATGTGTTAAATGGCAAGAGCAGTGGCAAGACCACACTGAACAGAAAGTCAGGGATGAAACTGCTTACGAACCTGAATGTGGAGCATCAATATTTTGAGAACAGCTATAATGGACTTCTTGAGTCTACAACTGACATCTCTAAGGCTGTCATTTCAAATGCTGCTAAGGTCAATCTGCCAGATGTGAAATTTGTGCTCTACCACAAGCTGACTGGAAATGCAGAAGAGGGTCTTACTGTCTCAGTATCTTCCCCATCTGCTGGACTGCTCGGTCTTCAGCTGCAGAGCAAAAGCTTATCCCAACACACAGGAAGACTTTTCAGCACATCTTTA TCTGAGGATACCATGGACATTCTGAAGGTGAGTGTTTCAATAATGGACTCGAACCGACTTAGCTTCCAGACACAATGGAACATTGAGGTCCCGGCTGAGATTCTTAGGTGGCTGAAGGAGAATGTTGCTTCCCTAAAAGATCTGAAAGACACAACAACATATTATATAATTGCAGTTTACAAATACATCAACGAGAAGTATGAGAAGCTAGAAATAACACTTGATCGCTTTAAAGTTCAAATTAAAGGCATGTACAAGAGAGCAGTTGAAAAAATTGCTGCTGCCGATTTTGCAAGAATCAGCAGTAAAATTTCAGACAACGTTGTCATCCTCCTAAGAGCTTACCAGAAGAATATTCAGACCCTGTTGGATGCAGCCATCTCATTTATGAGGGACACCCAGTTCCAGCTTCCCGGATACGCCGAGAAACTCTCCGGACTTGATGTTTACAATAAAATCAGTGACTTTGTTGCTGATGTCATTGAGGGTGCCATCACAAAGTTACCAGAGATTTTCAGCACATACGCCGAGGCCATCACTGTGCATATCAGAGAAGTAGAGATCACAATTCCAGGATGTACCTACATTATTCGTGGAAGAGATTTGCTGGACGAGCTCCGTGCTGTTTTCCAGAAGATCCAAAGCCAAACCATCGCCATCGTGAAGAGTCTTGGAGAAGTCAGCTTTGAGACCATTGTGCAGAAACTCTCAGAAATCCTAAAATTCACTGTGGAAAAAACAGAGGAGTTCATTAACACACTGAAGGATCAGGACATTGACAAGCTCAGTGAATGGATGAGCACCGTCTACACAGATGCTGTCAACTCCAACATCATACGTGAGGTTATTGAGCAAGCTGAGACCTCCAGGACAACCATTGTAGAATACTATAGAACTGTCAAAGCTAAAGCCCAGGAAATCTTTGCTGAGTTGCCCGTTGAACAACTGATTGCAGATATCAATGCCTGGATTGATGCTACTGCTACACGTCTGCAAGTCCTTGTGAATCAAATCATCATGACCATTAAAGATGCCGCCAAGAATGTTCAATCCTACGTGAGAGTAGGTGAGACAGAGATGGACATTGACATTCCTCTTCCATTCATATGGGATTTCTTCAATAGAGTCATTTCTGATCCTTGTATCAAGACACTCCTTGGGTAA
- the LOC130434020 gene encoding rho-related GTP-binding protein RhoB-like has translation MEMIRKKMVVVGDGACGKTCLLTVFCKGKFPVVYVPTVFESYVADVEVDTKQVELALWDTAGQEDYDRLRPLSYPDTDVILMCFSVDSPDSLQNIPEKWVPEVKHFCPNVPVILVANKTDLRNDEIVRSELWRKKQVPVKTKEVRTMAARIGAQAYVECSAKTKEGIREVFETAARASLQKKSTPVTGCLNCC, from the coding sequence ATGGAAATGATTCGTAAAAAGATGGTGGTGGTTGGAGACGGAGCGTGTGGAAAGACGTGTCTCCTGACCGTTTTCTGTAAAGGCAAATTCCCAGTGGTTTACGTCCCCACTGTTTTCGAAAGCTACGTGGCGGACGTAGAAGTGGACACAAAACAAGTTGAGCTGGCTTTATGGGACACGGCGGGGCAAGAGGACTACGACCGCTTACGGCCCTTATCTTACCCGGACACTGACGTTATTCTCATGTGCTTTTCAGTGGACAGCCCGGACTCCCTGCAAAACATCCCCGAAAAGTGGGTACCGGAAGTGAAGCACTTCTGTCCTAATGTGCCCGTCATTTTGGTGGCGAATAAGACAGATTTGCGAAACGACGAGATCGTGAGAAGTGAGCTGTGGAGAAAGAAACAGGTGCCCGTGAAAACGAAGGAGGTGCGCACCATGGCTGCGCGCATCGGAGCGCAAGCGTACGTGGAGTGCTCCGCCAAAACCAAAGAAGGGATTCGGGAAGTATTTGAGACCGCTGCGCGAGCTTCCTTACAGAAGAAATCCACACCGGTCACTGGTTGTTTAAACTGTTGTTGA